The window GGTGATCAGTTCCTAGATGTCCTTCGCTTCCTTAAGAGGGGTGAGTTCCTGGTTGTGGCAACACCTTCAAAGCTCTCCCTCAACATCGTCAGGAAGCTTCTTACCCTCCTGAAGGAGAGGGACTACAAGATTCTCGGTATCGTCGAGAACATGAAACTTCATTCGGAGCAACGAAACAACGAGAAGGGCATAGAGGCTCTTGCAGAGGAGTTCGACGTGCCCTATCTGGCTGGTATCCCGCTCTACGACGACCTCGAGGAGAAGATAGGAAAGCCCGAGGAGCTCCTCAGGACGGAGTTTGCAGAGAGGATAAGGGAAGTTGCGGGGAAGCTCTGATCCTTCTTTATTTTGGGGTGAAACTATGGAGCTTGAAGAACTCTTTCAGAACGCTAAACGTATCGTTATCTGCGGCATAGGGAACGAACTTAGGGGGGACGACGCCTTTGGTGTCCTTGTGGCGGAGATGCTGGCGGAGCTCGTCAAAAGCCCGAACGTCTTAGTCATCAACTGCGGTGAAGTGCCTGAGAGCTACACCGGAAAGATAGTGGATTTCAAGCCTGATCTGATTATCTTCGTCGATGCCGTTGACTTCGGCGGGGAGCACGGAGAGCTCGTA of the Thermococcus onnurineus NA1 genome contains:
- a CDS encoding hydrogenase 3 maturation endopeptidase HyCI gives rise to the protein MELEELFQNAKRIVICGIGNELRGDDAFGVLVAEMLAELVKSPNVLVINCGEVPESYTGKIVDFKPDLIIFVDAVDFGGEHGELVVADPEGTLGEAVSTHSLPLKFLVQYLKTKVNAKFVLIGCQPRSLGLFEEPSGVIRERAEMLAQAIADSLNGGE